The genomic stretch ACAAGATCTGGATGCTGCGATCGCTCGAGAAGGAAGCCCTCTTCCCGAAGGTGCGCCAGCTCGCCAAGGCCAAGGGCGCGAGCGTCCAGCTCACCGAGCGCGGCAAGCTGGACCAGCTGACCTCGGGTGCTGCTCACCAGGGGATCGTCGCCTCGGTGGCGACCCAGGCCTACGCCGACCTGGACGAGGTGATCGAGAAGGCCAAGGCTCATCCTCAGCCCTTGGTGGTCCTCTTGGACGGGGTGGAGGATCCGCACAACCTCGGCGCCATCATCCGCAGCGCCGAGTGCGCCGGCGCCCACGGGGTGGTCATCCCCCAGCGCCGCTCGGCTTCGCTCACCGGGGTGGTCGAGAAGACGGCCGCCGGTGCCCTTGCCCACATGCCGGTGGCGCGGGTGGTGAACCTGCCCCGGGCCATCGAGGAACTCAAAGAAGC from bacterium encodes the following:
- the rlmB gene encoding 23S rRNA (guanosine(2251)-2'-O)-methyltransferase RlmB; its protein translation is MIYGRHAVLSMLEGDRPVNKIWMLRSLEKEALFPKVRQLAKAKGASVQLTERGKLDQLTSGAAHQGIVASVATQAYADLDEVIEKAKAHPQPLVVLLDGVEDPHNLGAIIRSAECAGAHGVVIPQRRSASLTGVVEKTAAGALAHMPVARVVNLPRAIEELKEAGFWVVGAEASGDRWLYDVDLTGPIALVIGSEGEGMHRLVTEKCDFVAKLPLLGKTTSLNASVAAGVMLYEAVRQRIAKDPGLLKA